A window of the Vibrio fluvialis genome harbors these coding sequences:
- the rlmB gene encoding 23S rRNA (guanosine(2251)-2'-O)-methyltransferase RlmB, with product MSNEFIYGIHAVNAVLERDPARFVEAYVLKGRQDDRLLPVLNELTRLGISIQEMNRKALDDKAQGANHQGVIAKVKPAKQLNENDLDDILAQHSQPLLLVLDGVTDPHNLGACLRNADAAGVAAVIVPKDKSAPMTATVSKVACGAAETVPLVRVTNLARTMRALQEKGIWFVGTAGEATHDIYQSKLTGPLAIVMGAEGDGMRRLTRETCDDLIKIPMAGSVSSLNVSVATGICLFEAVRQRSLA from the coding sequence ATGAGTAACGAATTTATTTATGGCATCCATGCGGTGAACGCTGTTCTTGAGCGCGATCCGGCCCGTTTTGTGGAAGCCTATGTGTTGAAAGGTCGTCAGGATGACCGTTTGCTCCCCGTGCTGAATGAACTGACGCGTTTGGGTATCTCGATTCAGGAGATGAACCGCAAAGCTCTGGATGATAAAGCGCAGGGTGCCAATCACCAAGGCGTGATTGCCAAAGTCAAACCGGCGAAACAACTGAACGAAAACGATCTGGATGACATTCTGGCTCAGCATTCACAGCCTCTGCTGTTGGTGCTGGATGGCGTGACCGATCCGCACAACCTGGGCGCGTGTCTGCGTAACGCGGATGCTGCTGGTGTTGCTGCGGTAATCGTGCCCAAAGATAAGTCGGCTCCGATGACGGCGACCGTCAGTAAAGTGGCCTGTGGCGCAGCGGAAACCGTGCCACTGGTACGTGTGACCAACTTAGCGCGTACCATGCGTGCGCTGCAGGAAAAAGGCATCTGGTTTGTCGGCACGGCGGGTGAAGCTACCCATGACATTTATCAGAGCAAGCTGACCGGGCCTCTGGCTATCGTGATGGGCGCGGAAGGGGATGGCATGCGCCGTCTGACCCGCGAAACCTGCGATGACCTGATCAAAATCCCAATGGCAGGCAGCGTGTCCAGTCTGAACGTTTCTGTAGCGACCGGCATCTGTCTGTTTGAAGCGGTACGTCAGCGTTCTCTGGCTTAA
- the rnr gene encoding ribonuclease R — MSDTTHVDPFADREADNYDNPIPSREYIIEFLTKANVPMNRNDLFEALELSGEDQYEGLRRRLRAMERDGQLVFTRRQCYALPEKLEMVKGYVIGHKDGHGWVRPEGSTNKDNDILLPHHQMRTIIHGDLVLVQPTGTDKRGRKEGRLVRVLEERQTQIVGRFFFEHGYSYVVPDDSRIHQDILIPNELRGGARMGNVVVIEITDRGGRNRGMMGKVVEVLGENMAPGMETQIAIRTHQIPHVWPQEVEQQIAGLGEEVPEEAKQGRVDLRALPLVTIDGEDARDFDDAVYCEAKKGGGWRLWVAIADVSYYVRPNTALDKEATHRGNSVYFPSQVVPMLPEVLSNGLCSLNPQVDRLCMVCEMTISEKGKLSGYKHYEAVMNSHARLTYTKVHDILEGDEELRVRYAELVPHLEELHRMYKVLKDAREQRGAIEFETVETKFIFNAQRKIESIEPLERNDAHKLIEECMIMANIASASLVEKAKEPSLYRIHEPPGEERLMGFRDFLGELGLDLGGGLEPSPTDYAHLMSQVGERPDKELIQTMLLRSMKQAVYNADNAGHFGLALQRYAHFTSPIRRYPDLLLHRAIKYLIAKEEGRNQDRWTPTGGYHYSFDDMDYYGEQCSMTERRADDATREVSDWLKCEYMQDHVGEELDGVIANVTGFGFFVRLTELHIDGLVHISTLANDYYQFDPIGQRLIGESFGAIYRLGDAVKVKVLAVNLDDRQIDFELVETSRKLRGEGKTAKKRAAEAKAKAKGKKEAATRGGKAVPLVEPTKRPDNSGEAKGPKHKKTKAEKARKQKARSKADKARAKK, encoded by the coding sequence ATGTCTGACACCACCCATGTTGATCCTTTTGCGGATCGCGAAGCTGATAACTATGACAACCCAATTCCAAGTCGCGAATACATCATTGAATTTCTGACTAAGGCCAATGTGCCGATGAACCGTAATGATTTGTTCGAAGCGCTGGAACTGTCCGGTGAAGATCAGTATGAAGGTCTGCGCCGTCGTCTGCGTGCGATGGAGCGTGATGGCCAACTGGTGTTTACCCGCCGTCAGTGTTACGCGCTGCCAGAGAAACTGGAAATGGTGAAAGGCTATGTGATTGGTCATAAGGACGGTCACGGCTGGGTGCGCCCGGAAGGCAGCACCAACAAAGATAACGATATTCTTCTTCCTCATCATCAGATGCGGACTATTATCCACGGCGACCTGGTACTGGTTCAGCCAACGGGTACCGATAAGCGCGGCAGAAAAGAGGGGCGTCTGGTCCGCGTGCTGGAAGAGCGTCAGACGCAAATTGTCGGCCGTTTCTTCTTTGAACACGGTTACTCTTACGTCGTGCCAGATGATTCGCGTATTCATCAGGATATTCTGATCCCAAATGAACTGCGTGGCGGTGCGCGCATGGGGAACGTGGTGGTGATTGAGATTACCGATCGTGGCGGTCGTAACCGCGGCATGATGGGTAAAGTGGTGGAAGTGCTGGGCGAAAACATGGCGCCGGGCATGGAAACCCAGATTGCGATTCGTACTCACCAGATCCCGCATGTTTGGCCACAAGAAGTGGAACAGCAGATTGCTGGTCTGGGTGAAGAAGTACCGGAAGAAGCCAAACAGGGCCGCGTGGATTTGCGAGCTCTGCCTTTGGTGACCATTGATGGCGAAGACGCGCGCGACTTCGATGACGCGGTGTACTGTGAAGCGAAGAAAGGTGGCGGCTGGCGTTTGTGGGTTGCGATTGCCGACGTGAGTTACTACGTGCGTCCGAACACCGCTCTTGATAAAGAAGCCACGCATCGTGGTAACTCGGTGTACTTCCCATCACAAGTGGTGCCAATGTTGCCGGAAGTCTTGTCGAATGGTTTATGTTCACTCAACCCGCAGGTGGATCGCCTGTGTATGGTGTGTGAGATGACCATCTCCGAGAAAGGTAAGCTCTCTGGTTACAAACATTACGAAGCGGTGATGAACTCTCATGCGCGTCTGACCTACACCAAAGTGCACGACATTCTGGAAGGTGACGAAGAGCTGCGTGTGCGTTATGCCGAACTGGTTCCGCACCTGGAAGAGCTGCATCGCATGTACAAGGTGCTAAAAGATGCCCGTGAACAACGCGGTGCGATTGAGTTCGAAACTGTAGAAACCAAATTCATTTTCAATGCGCAACGTAAGATTGAAAGCATTGAACCACTGGAACGTAACGACGCACACAAGCTGATCGAAGAGTGCATGATCATGGCTAACATTGCGTCAGCGTCTCTGGTTGAGAAGGCGAAAGAGCCTTCGCTATACCGTATTCACGAGCCGCCGGGTGAAGAGCGCCTGATGGGTTTCCGTGATTTCCTCGGTGAACTCGGCCTGGATCTGGGCGGCGGTCTGGAACCGTCACCGACCGATTACGCGCATCTGATGAGTCAGGTTGGCGAGCGCCCGGATAAAGAACTGATTCAGACTATGTTGCTGCGCTCAATGAAGCAAGCAGTGTATAACGCGGACAATGCAGGTCACTTTGGTCTCGCGCTGCAACGTTATGCGCACTTCACTTCACCAATCCGCCGCTACCCGGATTTGCTGCTGCACCGTGCAATCAAGTATTTGATTGCCAAAGAGGAAGGCCGCAATCAGGATCGCTGGACACCAACGGGTGGTTATCATTACTCGTTTGATGATATGGATTACTACGGTGAGCAGTGTTCGATGACCGAGCGCCGCGCTGATGATGCGACTCGCGAAGTGTCTGATTGGCTGAAATGTGAGTACATGCAAGATCACGTTGGTGAAGAGCTCGACGGTGTGATTGCTAATGTTACGGGGTTTGGCTTCTTCGTTCGTCTGACAGAGCTGCACATCGATGGTCTGGTGCACATTTCTACTCTGGCCAACGATTACTATCAGTTTGACCCGATTGGTCAGCGCCTGATTGGCGAATCGTTTGGTGCGATTTACCGTTTGGGCGACGCTGTCAAAGTCAAAGTGCTGGCAGTTAACCTTGATGATCGCCAAATAGACTTTGAATTAGTCGAAACAAGTCGTAAGCTACGCGGCGAAGGTAAAACGGCGAAGAAACGCGCGGCTGAGGCGAAGGCTAAAGCCAAAGGCAAGAAAGAAGCGGCGACCCGTGGCGGCAAAGCCGTACCTTTGGTTGAACCCACTAAGCGCCCGGATAATTCCGGTGAAGCGAAAGGGCCAAAACACAAAAAAACCAAAGCAGAAAAAGCGCGTAAGCAAAAAGCTCGCAGTAAAGCCGACAAAGCGCGAGCGAAAAAGTAA